A section of the Jaculus jaculus isolate mJacJac1 chromosome 6, mJacJac1.mat.Y.cur, whole genome shotgun sequence genome encodes:
- the Dctn1 gene encoding dynactin subunit 1 isoform X8 — MAQSKRHTYNRTPSGSRMSAEASARPLRVGSRVEVIGKGHRGTVAYVGATLFATGKWVGVILDEAKGKNDGTVQGRKYFTCDEGHGIFVRQSQIQVFEDGADTTSPETPDSSASKVLKREGADASAKTSKLPTRPSSTGVAGASSSLGPSGSASAGELSSSEPSTPAQTPLAAPIIPTPALTSPGAAPPLPSPSKEEEGLRAQVRDLEEKLETLRLKRAEDKAKLKELEKHKIQLEQVQEWKSKMQEQQADLQRRLKEARKEAKEALEAKERYMEEMADTADAIEMATLDKEMAEERAESLQQEVEALKERVDELTTDLEILKAEIEEKGSDGAASSYQLKQLEEQNARLKDALVRMRDLSSSEKQEHVKLQKLMEKKNQELEAVRQQRERLQEELSQAEGTIDELKEQVDAALGAEEMVEMLTDRNLNLEEKVRELRETVGDLEAINEMNDELQENARETELELREQLDMAGARVREAQKRVEAAQETVADYQQTIKKYRQLTAHLQDVNRELTSQQEASVERQQQPPPETFDFKIKFAETKAHAKAIEMELRQMEVAQANRHMSLLTAFMPDSFLRPGGDHDCVLVLLLMPRLICKAELIRKQAQEKFELSENCSERPGLRGAAGEQLSFAAGLVYSLSLLQATLHRYEHALSQCNVDVYKKVGGLYPEMSAHERSLDFLIELLHKDQLDETVNVEPLTKAIKYYQHLYSIHLAEQPEDCTMQLADHIKFTQSALDCMSVEVGRLRAFLQGGQEATDIALLLRDLETSCSDICQFCKKIRRRMPGTDAPGIPAALAFGSQVSDTLLDCRKHLTWVVAVLQEVAAAAAQLIAPLAENEGLPVAALEELAFKASEQIYGSPSSSPYECLRQSCSILISTMNKLATAMQEGEYDAERPPSKPPPVELRAAALRAEITDAEGLGLKLEDRETVIKELKKSLKIKGEELSEANVRLSLLEKKLDSAAKDADERIDKVQTRLEETQALLRKKEKEFEETMDALQADIDQLEAEKAELKQRLNSQSKRTIEGLRGPPPSGIATLVSGIAGAGAPGQAAGSLPGPGLVKDSPLLLQQISAMRLHISQLQHENNILKGAQMKASLAALPPLHVAKLAVPPHESPGSELTTGALYRKTSQLLETLNQLSTHTRVVDITRTSPAAKSPTAQLLEQVAQLKSLSDTIEKLKDEVLKETVSQRPGATVPTDFATFPSSAFLRAKEEQQDDTVYMGKVTFSCAAGLGQRHRLVLTQEQLHQLHSRLIS, encoded by the exons ACGCCCAGCGGCAGCAGGATGAGTGCAGAGGCAAGTGCCCGGCCTCTGAGGGTAGGCTCCCGCGTAGAGGTGATTGGAAAAGGTCACCGAGGTACTGTGGCCTATGTTGGAGCCACACTGTTTGCCACCGGCAAATGGGTAGGCGTGATCTTGGATGAAGCAAAGGGCAAGAATGATGGAACTGTCCAAGGCAGGAAGTATTTCACATGTGATGAAGGGCATGGCATCTTTGTGCGCCAATCCCAG ATCCAGGTATTTGAAGATGGAGCAGATACCACTTCCCCAGAGAcacctgattcttctgcctcaaagGTCCTCAAAAGAG AGGGAGCTGATGCCAGTGCAAAGACCAGCAAGCTG CCCACTCGGCCATCCAGTACTGGGGTggctggggccagcagctctttgGGCCCTTCTGGCTCAGCATCAGCAGGGGAGCTGAGCAGCAGCGAGCCAAGCACCCCAGCTCAGACTCCACTGGCAGCACCCATCATCCCCACACCAGCCCTCACCTCTCCTGGAGCAGCACCCCCACTTCCTTCCCCCTCAAAG gaggaggagggactgAGGGCTCAGGTGCGTGACCTGGAGGAGAAACTGGAGACCTTACGGTTGAAGCGGGCAGAAGACAAGGCCAAGCTGAAAGAGCTGGAGAAGCACAAGATTCAGCTGGAGCAGGTTCAGGAATGGAAGAGCAAAATGCAGGAACAGCAGGCGGACCTGCAGCGCCGCCTCAAGGAGGCCCGGAAG GAAGCCAAAGAGGCACTGGAGGCAAAGGAGCGCTACATGGAGGAGATGGCAGACACTGCTGATGCCATTGAGATGGCCACTCTAGACAAGGAGATGGCCGAGGAGCGGGCCGAGTCTCTGCAGCAGGAGGTAGAGGCCCTGAAGGAACGTGTGGATGAACTCACCACAGACTTGGAGATCCTCAAGGCTGAGATTGAAGAGAAGG GCTCAGATGGGGCTGCATCAAGTTACCAGCTCAAGCAGCTTGAGGAGCAGAATGCCCGTCTGAAGGATGCCCTGGTGAG GATGCGAGATCTTTCTTCCTCAGAGAAGCAGGAGCATGTGAAGCTTCAGAAGCTCATGGAAAAGAAGAACCAGGAGCTAGAAGCTGTGAGGCAGCAGCGAGAGCGCTTGCAGGAGGAGCTCAGCCAGGCAGAGGGCACCATTGATGAGCTCAAGGAGCAG GTGGACGCTGCTCTTGGTGCGGAGGAGATGGTGGAGATGCTGACTGACCGGAACCTGAATCTGGAAGAGAAAGTGCGGGAACTGAGGGAGACTGTAGGAGACCTG GAAGCCATAAACGAGATGAATGATGAGCTGCAGGAGAACGCACGGGAGACAGAACTGGAGCTGCGGGAGCAGCTGGACATGGCGGGTGCCCGTGTGCGGGAGGCACAGAAGCGTGTGGAGGCAGCTCAGGAGACAGTTGCAGACTATCAGCAAACTATCAAGAAGTACCGCCAGCTGACTGCCCACCTACAG GATGTGAATCGGGAACTGACGAGCCAGCAGGAAGCATCTGTGGAGAGGCAACAGCAGCCACCTCCTGAGACTTTTGACTTCAAAATCAAGTTTGCTGAGACCAAAGCTCATGCCAAG GCAATCGAGATGGAGTTGAGACAGATGGAGGTGGCTCAGGCCAACCGGCACATGTCCTTGCTGACAGCCTTCATGCCCGATAGTTTCCTTCGGCCAGGAGGGGACCATGACTGTGTCCTGGTGCTGCTGCTCATGCCTCGTCTCATCTGCAAG GCAGAGCTGATCCGGAAGCAGGCCCAGGAGAAGTTTGAACTAAGTGAGAACTGTTCAGAGCGGCCTGGGCTGCGAGGAGCTGCAGGGGAACAGCTGAGCTTTGCTGCCGGGCTGGTGTACTCTCTGAGTCTGCTGCAGGCCACACTACACCGCTATGAGCA TGCCCTCTCTCAGTGCAATGTGGATGTGTATAAGAAGGTGGGTGGCCTCTACCCTGAGATGAGTGCCCATGAGCGCTCCTTAGATTTCCTCATTGAGCTTCTGCACAAGGATCAGCTGGATGAGACTGTCAACGTTGAGCCCCTCACCAAGGCCATCAAATACTACCAG cATCTGTACAGCATCCACCTTGCCGAGCAGCCCGAGGACTGTACTATGCAGCTGGCCGACCACATTAAG TTCACCCAGAGTGCTCTGGACTGCATGAGTGTGGAGGTGGGGCGGCTGCGCGCCTTCTTGCAG GGTGGGCAGGAGGCTACAGATATTGCCCTTCTGCTCCGGGACCTAGAAACCTCTTGCAGTGACATCTGCCAGTTCTGCAAGAAGATCCGAAGGCGAATGCCAGGGACAGATGCACCCGGGATCCCAGCTGCGCTGGCCTTTGGATCACAG GTATCCGACACACTCCTAGACTGCAGGAAGCACTTGACATGGGTGGTGGCTGTGTTGCAAGAGGTGGCAGCTGCCGCTGCCCAGCTCATTGCCCCGTTGGCAGAGAATGAGGGGCTGCCTGTGGCTGCACTGGAGGAGCTGGCTTTCAAAGCAAGCGAGCAG ATCTATGGCAGCCCCTCCAGCAGCCCCTATGAGTGTCTGCGCCAGTCGTGCAGTATCCTTATCAGCACCATGAACAAGCTGGCCACAGCCATGCAGGAGGGCGAGTATGATGCAGAGCGACCCCCCAGCAAG CCTCCCCCAGTGGAATTGCGGGCTGCAGCCCTGCGTGCAGAGATCACAGATGCTGAAGGTCTGGGTTTGAAGCTTGAAGATCGAGAGACAGTCATCAAGGAGTTGAAGAAGTCACTCAAGATTAAG GGAGAGGAGCTGAGTGAGGCCAATGTCCGGCTGAGCCTCCTGGAGAAGAAGCTGGACAGTGCTGCAAAGGATGCAGATGAGCGTATCGACAAAGTCCAGACACGGCTGGAGGAGACCCAGGCCCTGCTGCGGAAGAAGGAGAA agagtttgaggagACAATGGATGCACTGCAGGCTGACATTGACCAGCTGGAGGCAGAGAAGGCAGAGCTAAAGCAGAGGCTGAACAGCCAGTCCAAGCGTACAATTGAGGGACTCCGGGGACCCCCGCCTTCAGGCATTGCTACTCTGGTCTCTGGTATTGCAGGTG CGGGTGCCCCAGGGCAGGCTGCAGGCTCCTTGCCAGGCCCAGGGCTGGTGAAGGATTCACCCCTGCTGCTTCAGCAGATCTCTGCTATGAGGCTGCACATCTCTCAGCTCCAGCATGAGAACAACATCCTCAAG GGAGCCCAGATGAAAGCATCCTTGGCAGCCTTGCCCCCTCTGCATGTTGCAAAGCTTGCCGTCCCACCCCATGAGAGTCCTGGCAGTGAGCTAACAACTGGGGCACTGTATCGCAAGACCAGCCAACTGCTGGAGACATTAAATCAGCTGAGCACGCACACCCGTGTAGTAGATATAACTCGTACCAGCCCTG CTGCCAAGAGCCCGACTGCCCAGCTCCTGGAACAAGTAGCTCAGCTCAAGTCCCTGAGTGACACCATTGAGAAGCTCAAG gaTGAAGTTCTCAAGGAGACAGTGTCTCAGCGTCCTGGAGCTACAGTCCCCACTGATTTTGCCACCTTTCCTTCATCAGccttcctcagg GCCAAGGAAGAGCAGCAAGATGACACAGTCTATATGGGCAAAGTGACCTTCTCATGTGCAGCTGGCCTTGGACAGCGACACCGGCTAGTGCTGACCCAGGAGCAGCTGCATCAGCTTCACAGCCGCCTCATATCCTAA
- the Dctn1 gene encoding dynactin subunit 1 isoform X6, which yields MSAEASARPLRVGSRVEVIGKGHRGTVAYVGATLFATGKWVGVILDEAKGKNDGTVQGRKYFTCDEGHGIFVRQSQIQVFEDGADTTSPETPDSSASKVLKREGADASAKTSKLRGLKPKKVAPTARKTTTRRPKPTRPSSTGVAGASSSLGPSGSASAGELSSSEPSTPAQTPLAAPIIPTPALTSPGAAPPLPSPSKEEEGLRAQVRDLEEKLETLRLKRAEDKAKLKELEKHKIQLEQVQEWKSKMQEQQADLQRRLKEARKEAKEALEAKERYMEEMADTADAIEMATLDKEMAEERAESLQQEVEALKERVDELTTDLEILKAEIEEKGSDGAASSYQLKQLEEQNARLKDALVRMRDLSSSEKQEHVKLQKLMEKKNQELEAVRQQRERLQEELSQAEGTIDELKEQVDAALGAEEMVEMLTDRNLNLEEKVRELRETVGDLEAINEMNDELQENARETELELREQLDMAGARVREAQKRVEAAQETVADYQQTIKKYRQLTAHLQDVNRELTSQQEASVERQQQPPPETFDFKIKFAETKAHAKAIEMELRQMEVAQANRHMSLLTAFMPDSFLRPGGDHDCVLVLLLMPRLICKAELIRKQAQEKFELSENCSERPGLRGAAGEQLSFAAGLVYSLSLLQATLHRYEHALSQCNVDVYKKVGGLYPEMSAHERSLDFLIELLHKDQLDETVNVEPLTKAIKYYQHLYSIHLAEQPEDCTMQLADHIKFTQSALDCMSVEVGRLRAFLQGGQEATDIALLLRDLETSCSDICQFCKKIRRRMPGTDAPGIPAALAFGSQVSDTLLDCRKHLTWVVAVLQEVAAAAAQLIAPLAENEGLPVAALEELAFKASEQIYGSPSSSPYECLRQSCSILISTMNKLATAMQEGEYDAERPPSKPPPVELRAAALRAEITDAEGLGLKLEDRETVIKELKKSLKIKGEELSEANVRLSLLEKKLDSAAKDADERIDKVQTRLEETQALLRKKEKEFEETMDALQADIDQLEAEKAELKQRLNSQSKRTIEGLRGPPPSGIATLVSGIAGEEQQRAGAPGQAAGSLPGPGLVKDSPLLLQQISAMRLHISQLQHENNILKGAQMKASLAALPPLHVAKLAVPPHESPGSELTTGALYRKTSQLLETLNQLSTHTRVVDITRTSPAAKSPTAQLLEQVAQLKSLSDTIEKLKDEVLKETVSQRPGATVPTDFATFPSSAFLRAKEEQQDDTVYMGKVTFSCAAGLGQRHRLVLTQEQLHQLHSRLIS from the exons ATGAGTGCAGAGGCAAGTGCCCGGCCTCTGAGGGTAGGCTCCCGCGTAGAGGTGATTGGAAAAGGTCACCGAGGTACTGTGGCCTATGTTGGAGCCACACTGTTTGCCACCGGCAAATGGGTAGGCGTGATCTTGGATGAAGCAAAGGGCAAGAATGATGGAACTGTCCAAGGCAGGAAGTATTTCACATGTGATGAAGGGCATGGCATCTTTGTGCGCCAATCCCAG ATCCAGGTATTTGAAGATGGAGCAGATACCACTTCCCCAGAGAcacctgattcttctgcctcaaagGTCCTCAAAAGAG AGGGAGCTGATGCCAGTGCAAAGACCAGCAAGCTG CGGGGACTGAAGCCTAAGAAGGTG GCACCGACAGCCCGAAAG ACCACAACTCGGCGGCCCAAG CCCACTCGGCCATCCAGTACTGGGGTggctggggccagcagctctttgGGCCCTTCTGGCTCAGCATCAGCAGGGGAGCTGAGCAGCAGCGAGCCAAGCACCCCAGCTCAGACTCCACTGGCAGCACCCATCATCCCCACACCAGCCCTCACCTCTCCTGGAGCAGCACCCCCACTTCCTTCCCCCTCAAAG gaggaggagggactgAGGGCTCAGGTGCGTGACCTGGAGGAGAAACTGGAGACCTTACGGTTGAAGCGGGCAGAAGACAAGGCCAAGCTGAAAGAGCTGGAGAAGCACAAGATTCAGCTGGAGCAGGTTCAGGAATGGAAGAGCAAAATGCAGGAACAGCAGGCGGACCTGCAGCGCCGCCTCAAGGAGGCCCGGAAG GAAGCCAAAGAGGCACTGGAGGCAAAGGAGCGCTACATGGAGGAGATGGCAGACACTGCTGATGCCATTGAGATGGCCACTCTAGACAAGGAGATGGCCGAGGAGCGGGCCGAGTCTCTGCAGCAGGAGGTAGAGGCCCTGAAGGAACGTGTGGATGAACTCACCACAGACTTGGAGATCCTCAAGGCTGAGATTGAAGAGAAGG GCTCAGATGGGGCTGCATCAAGTTACCAGCTCAAGCAGCTTGAGGAGCAGAATGCCCGTCTGAAGGATGCCCTGGTGAG GATGCGAGATCTTTCTTCCTCAGAGAAGCAGGAGCATGTGAAGCTTCAGAAGCTCATGGAAAAGAAGAACCAGGAGCTAGAAGCTGTGAGGCAGCAGCGAGAGCGCTTGCAGGAGGAGCTCAGCCAGGCAGAGGGCACCATTGATGAGCTCAAGGAGCAG GTGGACGCTGCTCTTGGTGCGGAGGAGATGGTGGAGATGCTGACTGACCGGAACCTGAATCTGGAAGAGAAAGTGCGGGAACTGAGGGAGACTGTAGGAGACCTG GAAGCCATAAACGAGATGAATGATGAGCTGCAGGAGAACGCACGGGAGACAGAACTGGAGCTGCGGGAGCAGCTGGACATGGCGGGTGCCCGTGTGCGGGAGGCACAGAAGCGTGTGGAGGCAGCTCAGGAGACAGTTGCAGACTATCAGCAAACTATCAAGAAGTACCGCCAGCTGACTGCCCACCTACAG GATGTGAATCGGGAACTGACGAGCCAGCAGGAAGCATCTGTGGAGAGGCAACAGCAGCCACCTCCTGAGACTTTTGACTTCAAAATCAAGTTTGCTGAGACCAAAGCTCATGCCAAG GCAATCGAGATGGAGTTGAGACAGATGGAGGTGGCTCAGGCCAACCGGCACATGTCCTTGCTGACAGCCTTCATGCCCGATAGTTTCCTTCGGCCAGGAGGGGACCATGACTGTGTCCTGGTGCTGCTGCTCATGCCTCGTCTCATCTGCAAG GCAGAGCTGATCCGGAAGCAGGCCCAGGAGAAGTTTGAACTAAGTGAGAACTGTTCAGAGCGGCCTGGGCTGCGAGGAGCTGCAGGGGAACAGCTGAGCTTTGCTGCCGGGCTGGTGTACTCTCTGAGTCTGCTGCAGGCCACACTACACCGCTATGAGCA TGCCCTCTCTCAGTGCAATGTGGATGTGTATAAGAAGGTGGGTGGCCTCTACCCTGAGATGAGTGCCCATGAGCGCTCCTTAGATTTCCTCATTGAGCTTCTGCACAAGGATCAGCTGGATGAGACTGTCAACGTTGAGCCCCTCACCAAGGCCATCAAATACTACCAG cATCTGTACAGCATCCACCTTGCCGAGCAGCCCGAGGACTGTACTATGCAGCTGGCCGACCACATTAAG TTCACCCAGAGTGCTCTGGACTGCATGAGTGTGGAGGTGGGGCGGCTGCGCGCCTTCTTGCAG GGTGGGCAGGAGGCTACAGATATTGCCCTTCTGCTCCGGGACCTAGAAACCTCTTGCAGTGACATCTGCCAGTTCTGCAAGAAGATCCGAAGGCGAATGCCAGGGACAGATGCACCCGGGATCCCAGCTGCGCTGGCCTTTGGATCACAG GTATCCGACACACTCCTAGACTGCAGGAAGCACTTGACATGGGTGGTGGCTGTGTTGCAAGAGGTGGCAGCTGCCGCTGCCCAGCTCATTGCCCCGTTGGCAGAGAATGAGGGGCTGCCTGTGGCTGCACTGGAGGAGCTGGCTTTCAAAGCAAGCGAGCAG ATCTATGGCAGCCCCTCCAGCAGCCCCTATGAGTGTCTGCGCCAGTCGTGCAGTATCCTTATCAGCACCATGAACAAGCTGGCCACAGCCATGCAGGAGGGCGAGTATGATGCAGAGCGACCCCCCAGCAAG CCTCCCCCAGTGGAATTGCGGGCTGCAGCCCTGCGTGCAGAGATCACAGATGCTGAAGGTCTGGGTTTGAAGCTTGAAGATCGAGAGACAGTCATCAAGGAGTTGAAGAAGTCACTCAAGATTAAG GGAGAGGAGCTGAGTGAGGCCAATGTCCGGCTGAGCCTCCTGGAGAAGAAGCTGGACAGTGCTGCAAAGGATGCAGATGAGCGTATCGACAAAGTCCAGACACGGCTGGAGGAGACCCAGGCCCTGCTGCGGAAGAAGGAGAA agagtttgaggagACAATGGATGCACTGCAGGCTGACATTGACCAGCTGGAGGCAGAGAAGGCAGAGCTAAAGCAGAGGCTGAACAGCCAGTCCAAGCGTACAATTGAGGGACTCCGGGGACCCCCGCCTTCAGGCATTGCTACTCTGGTCTCTGGTATTGCAGGTG AAGAACAGCAGCGAG CGGGTGCCCCAGGGCAGGCTGCAGGCTCCTTGCCAGGCCCAGGGCTGGTGAAGGATTCACCCCTGCTGCTTCAGCAGATCTCTGCTATGAGGCTGCACATCTCTCAGCTCCAGCATGAGAACAACATCCTCAAG GGAGCCCAGATGAAAGCATCCTTGGCAGCCTTGCCCCCTCTGCATGTTGCAAAGCTTGCCGTCCCACCCCATGAGAGTCCTGGCAGTGAGCTAACAACTGGGGCACTGTATCGCAAGACCAGCCAACTGCTGGAGACATTAAATCAGCTGAGCACGCACACCCGTGTAGTAGATATAACTCGTACCAGCCCTG CTGCCAAGAGCCCGACTGCCCAGCTCCTGGAACAAGTAGCTCAGCTCAAGTCCCTGAGTGACACCATTGAGAAGCTCAAG gaTGAAGTTCTCAAGGAGACAGTGTCTCAGCGTCCTGGAGCTACAGTCCCCACTGATTTTGCCACCTTTCCTTCATCAGccttcctcagg GCCAAGGAAGAGCAGCAAGATGACACAGTCTATATGGGCAAAGTGACCTTCTCATGTGCAGCTGGCCTTGGACAGCGACACCGGCTAGTGCTGACCCAGGAGCAGCTGCATCAGCTTCACAGCCGCCTCATATCCTAA
- the Dctn1 gene encoding dynactin subunit 1 isoform X9 produces MMRQAPTARKTTTRRPKPTRPSSTGVAGASSSLGPSGSASAGELSSSEPSTPAQTPLAAPIIPTPALTSPGAAPPLPSPSKEEEGLRAQVRDLEEKLETLRLKRAEDKAKLKELEKHKIQLEQVQEWKSKMQEQQADLQRRLKEARKEAKEALEAKERYMEEMADTADAIEMATLDKEMAEERAESLQQEVEALKERVDELTTDLEILKAEIEEKGSDGAASSYQLKQLEEQNARLKDALVRMRDLSSSEKQEHVKLQKLMEKKNQELEAVRQQRERLQEELSQAEGTIDELKEQVDAALGAEEMVEMLTDRNLNLEEKVRELRETVGDLEAINEMNDELQENARETELELREQLDMAGARVREAQKRVEAAQETVADYQQTIKKYRQLTAHLQDVNRELTSQQEASVERQQQPPPETFDFKIKFAETKAHAKAIEMELRQMEVAQANRHMSLLTAFMPDSFLRPGGDHDCVLVLLLMPRLICKAELIRKQAQEKFELSENCSERPGLRGAAGEQLSFAAGLVYSLSLLQATLHRYEHALSQCNVDVYKKVGGLYPEMSAHERSLDFLIELLHKDQLDETVNVEPLTKAIKYYQHLYSIHLAEQPEDCTMQLADHIKFTQSALDCMSVEVGRLRAFLQGGQEATDIALLLRDLETSCSDICQFCKKIRRRMPGTDAPGIPAALAFGSQVSDTLLDCRKHLTWVVAVLQEVAAAAAQLIAPLAENEGLPVAALEELAFKASEQIYGSPSSSPYECLRQSCSILISTMNKLATAMQEGEYDAERPPSKPPPVELRAAALRAEITDAEGLGLKLEDRETVIKELKKSLKIKGEELSEANVRLSLLEKKLDSAAKDADERIDKVQTRLEETQALLRKKEKEFEETMDALQADIDQLEAEKAELKQRLNSQSKRTIEGLRGPPPSGIATLVSGIAGAGAPGQAAGSLPGPGLVKDSPLLLQQISAMRLHISQLQHENNILKGAQMKASLAALPPLHVAKLAVPPHESPGSELTTGALYRKTSQLLETLNQLSTHTRVVDITRTSPAAKSPTAQLLEQVAQLKSLSDTIEKLKDEVLKETVSQRPGATVPTDFATFPSSAFLRAKEEQQDDTVYMGKVTFSCAAGLGQRHRLVLTQEQLHQLHSRLIS; encoded by the exons atGATGAGACAGGCACCGACAGCCCGAAAG ACCACAACTCGGCGGCCCAAG CCCACTCGGCCATCCAGTACTGGGGTggctggggccagcagctctttgGGCCCTTCTGGCTCAGCATCAGCAGGGGAGCTGAGCAGCAGCGAGCCAAGCACCCCAGCTCAGACTCCACTGGCAGCACCCATCATCCCCACACCAGCCCTCACCTCTCCTGGAGCAGCACCCCCACTTCCTTCCCCCTCAAAG gaggaggagggactgAGGGCTCAGGTGCGTGACCTGGAGGAGAAACTGGAGACCTTACGGTTGAAGCGGGCAGAAGACAAGGCCAAGCTGAAAGAGCTGGAGAAGCACAAGATTCAGCTGGAGCAGGTTCAGGAATGGAAGAGCAAAATGCAGGAACAGCAGGCGGACCTGCAGCGCCGCCTCAAGGAGGCCCGGAAG GAAGCCAAAGAGGCACTGGAGGCAAAGGAGCGCTACATGGAGGAGATGGCAGACACTGCTGATGCCATTGAGATGGCCACTCTAGACAAGGAGATGGCCGAGGAGCGGGCCGAGTCTCTGCAGCAGGAGGTAGAGGCCCTGAAGGAACGTGTGGATGAACTCACCACAGACTTGGAGATCCTCAAGGCTGAGATTGAAGAGAAGG GCTCAGATGGGGCTGCATCAAGTTACCAGCTCAAGCAGCTTGAGGAGCAGAATGCCCGTCTGAAGGATGCCCTGGTGAG GATGCGAGATCTTTCTTCCTCAGAGAAGCAGGAGCATGTGAAGCTTCAGAAGCTCATGGAAAAGAAGAACCAGGAGCTAGAAGCTGTGAGGCAGCAGCGAGAGCGCTTGCAGGAGGAGCTCAGCCAGGCAGAGGGCACCATTGATGAGCTCAAGGAGCAG GTGGACGCTGCTCTTGGTGCGGAGGAGATGGTGGAGATGCTGACTGACCGGAACCTGAATCTGGAAGAGAAAGTGCGGGAACTGAGGGAGACTGTAGGAGACCTG GAAGCCATAAACGAGATGAATGATGAGCTGCAGGAGAACGCACGGGAGACAGAACTGGAGCTGCGGGAGCAGCTGGACATGGCGGGTGCCCGTGTGCGGGAGGCACAGAAGCGTGTGGAGGCAGCTCAGGAGACAGTTGCAGACTATCAGCAAACTATCAAGAAGTACCGCCAGCTGACTGCCCACCTACAG GATGTGAATCGGGAACTGACGAGCCAGCAGGAAGCATCTGTGGAGAGGCAACAGCAGCCACCTCCTGAGACTTTTGACTTCAAAATCAAGTTTGCTGAGACCAAAGCTCATGCCAAG GCAATCGAGATGGAGTTGAGACAGATGGAGGTGGCTCAGGCCAACCGGCACATGTCCTTGCTGACAGCCTTCATGCCCGATAGTTTCCTTCGGCCAGGAGGGGACCATGACTGTGTCCTGGTGCTGCTGCTCATGCCTCGTCTCATCTGCAAG GCAGAGCTGATCCGGAAGCAGGCCCAGGAGAAGTTTGAACTAAGTGAGAACTGTTCAGAGCGGCCTGGGCTGCGAGGAGCTGCAGGGGAACAGCTGAGCTTTGCTGCCGGGCTGGTGTACTCTCTGAGTCTGCTGCAGGCCACACTACACCGCTATGAGCA TGCCCTCTCTCAGTGCAATGTGGATGTGTATAAGAAGGTGGGTGGCCTCTACCCTGAGATGAGTGCCCATGAGCGCTCCTTAGATTTCCTCATTGAGCTTCTGCACAAGGATCAGCTGGATGAGACTGTCAACGTTGAGCCCCTCACCAAGGCCATCAAATACTACCAG cATCTGTACAGCATCCACCTTGCCGAGCAGCCCGAGGACTGTACTATGCAGCTGGCCGACCACATTAAG TTCACCCAGAGTGCTCTGGACTGCATGAGTGTGGAGGTGGGGCGGCTGCGCGCCTTCTTGCAG GGTGGGCAGGAGGCTACAGATATTGCCCTTCTGCTCCGGGACCTAGAAACCTCTTGCAGTGACATCTGCCAGTTCTGCAAGAAGATCCGAAGGCGAATGCCAGGGACAGATGCACCCGGGATCCCAGCTGCGCTGGCCTTTGGATCACAG GTATCCGACACACTCCTAGACTGCAGGAAGCACTTGACATGGGTGGTGGCTGTGTTGCAAGAGGTGGCAGCTGCCGCTGCCCAGCTCATTGCCCCGTTGGCAGAGAATGAGGGGCTGCCTGTGGCTGCACTGGAGGAGCTGGCTTTCAAAGCAAGCGAGCAG ATCTATGGCAGCCCCTCCAGCAGCCCCTATGAGTGTCTGCGCCAGTCGTGCAGTATCCTTATCAGCACCATGAACAAGCTGGCCACAGCCATGCAGGAGGGCGAGTATGATGCAGAGCGACCCCCCAGCAAG CCTCCCCCAGTGGAATTGCGGGCTGCAGCCCTGCGTGCAGAGATCACAGATGCTGAAGGTCTGGGTTTGAAGCTTGAAGATCGAGAGACAGTCATCAAGGAGTTGAAGAAGTCACTCAAGATTAAG GGAGAGGAGCTGAGTGAGGCCAATGTCCGGCTGAGCCTCCTGGAGAAGAAGCTGGACAGTGCTGCAAAGGATGCAGATGAGCGTATCGACAAAGTCCAGACACGGCTGGAGGAGACCCAGGCCCTGCTGCGGAAGAAGGAGAA agagtttgaggagACAATGGATGCACTGCAGGCTGACATTGACCAGCTGGAGGCAGAGAAGGCAGAGCTAAAGCAGAGGCTGAACAGCCAGTCCAAGCGTACAATTGAGGGACTCCGGGGACCCCCGCCTTCAGGCATTGCTACTCTGGTCTCTGGTATTGCAGGTG CGGGTGCCCCAGGGCAGGCTGCAGGCTCCTTGCCAGGCCCAGGGCTGGTGAAGGATTCACCCCTGCTGCTTCAGCAGATCTCTGCTATGAGGCTGCACATCTCTCAGCTCCAGCATGAGAACAACATCCTCAAG GGAGCCCAGATGAAAGCATCCTTGGCAGCCTTGCCCCCTCTGCATGTTGCAAAGCTTGCCGTCCCACCCCATGAGAGTCCTGGCAGTGAGCTAACAACTGGGGCACTGTATCGCAAGACCAGCCAACTGCTGGAGACATTAAATCAGCTGAGCACGCACACCCGTGTAGTAGATATAACTCGTACCAGCCCTG CTGCCAAGAGCCCGACTGCCCAGCTCCTGGAACAAGTAGCTCAGCTCAAGTCCCTGAGTGACACCATTGAGAAGCTCAAG gaTGAAGTTCTCAAGGAGACAGTGTCTCAGCGTCCTGGAGCTACAGTCCCCACTGATTTTGCCACCTTTCCTTCATCAGccttcctcagg GCCAAGGAAGAGCAGCAAGATGACACAGTCTATATGGGCAAAGTGACCTTCTCATGTGCAGCTGGCCTTGGACAGCGACACCGGCTAGTGCTGACCCAGGAGCAGCTGCATCAGCTTCACAGCCGCCTCATATCCTAA